The Vibrio tarriae genome includes a window with the following:
- a CDS encoding aspartate aminotransferase family protein codes for MTVEMSVDRSSFDEVMVPCYNPMEFIPVKGFGSRIWDQQGHEYIDFAGGIAVSCLGHCHPVMVQALTTQANKLWHLSNVMTNEPALRLAKKLTQVSFAEKVFFANSGAEANEAALKLARRYAADVYGPEKSEIIAFNQGFHGRTFFTVSVGGQATYSDGFGPKPGDIVHLPYNDLAALQAQISDRTCAVMMEPLQGEGGIVSPSAEFVQAVRELCDKHNALLIFDEVQTGNGRTGDFYAYQGIGVTPDILATAKSLGGGFPIGAMLTTAKIAEHMKVGVHGSTYGGNPLACAVAEAVVDFVAQPEILAGVKQREQWMRAELEKINQKYHLFKEIRGKGLLLGAALNDEWQGRARDILVAAGKQGLMVLVAGASVVRFTPSLIISQQEIEEGMARLDKAIATLM; via the coding sequence ATGACGGTGGAAATGAGTGTAGATCGGAGTTCGTTTGATGAGGTGATGGTGCCTTGTTATAACCCGATGGAGTTTATCCCAGTAAAAGGTTTTGGTTCACGGATTTGGGATCAGCAGGGTCATGAGTACATTGACTTCGCTGGCGGGATTGCGGTGAGTTGTTTAGGGCATTGCCACCCAGTGATGGTGCAAGCCTTGACCACCCAAGCCAATAAGCTGTGGCATTTAAGTAACGTAATGACCAATGAGCCGGCGTTGCGCTTGGCGAAAAAACTGACTCAAGTGAGTTTTGCCGAAAAGGTCTTTTTTGCCAACTCCGGCGCGGAAGCTAACGAAGCGGCACTCAAACTGGCGCGTCGTTATGCGGCCGATGTGTATGGTCCTGAGAAATCCGAGATTATTGCCTTTAACCAAGGCTTCCACGGTCGTACTTTCTTTACCGTATCGGTCGGTGGTCAAGCGACCTATTCGGATGGTTTTGGCCCTAAACCGGGTGATATTGTTCATTTGCCTTATAACGATTTGGCTGCACTGCAAGCGCAGATCTCCGATCGCACTTGTGCTGTGATGATGGAGCCGCTGCAAGGTGAAGGTGGCATTGTTTCTCCGAGTGCTGAATTTGTGCAAGCAGTGCGCGAGTTGTGTGACAAACACAATGCACTACTGATTTTCGATGAAGTGCAGACGGGTAACGGCCGCACTGGTGATTTCTATGCCTACCAAGGGATTGGTGTGACGCCAGATATTCTGGCGACCGCAAAATCTCTCGGTGGCGGTTTCCCAATCGGTGCCATGCTGACCACGGCGAAAATTGCTGAGCACATGAAAGTGGGCGTACACGGTTCGACTTATGGCGGTAACCCATTAGCGTGTGCCGTAGCGGAAGCCGTGGTGGATTTCGTCGCGCAACCAGAAATACTGGCTGGTGTGAAACAGCGTGAGCAGTGGATGCGCGCTGAGCTAGAGAAAATCAATCAGAAATATCACTTGTTTAAAGAGATCCGCGGTAAAGGTTTGCTACTTGGCGCGGCACTCAACGATGAATGGCAAGGCCGCGCGCGTGACATTCTGGTCGCTGCGGGTAAGCAAGGCTTGATGGTGTTGGTGGCCGGGGCGAGCGTGGTTCGCTTTACGCCATCTCTCATCATCAGCCAACAAGAAATCGAAGAAGGTATGGCCCGCTTAGACAAAGCGATCGCCACACTGATGTGA
- the astA gene encoding arginine N-succinyltransferase: MLVVRPISMADYEALHTCAIESGHGFTSLPVDQELLTNRITHSEYSFSKPNVTTPGDEGYLMVGIDSETGQVAGTTGIEASIGWDVPFYSYHISTIVHSSPKLGVNNVVKLLTFGNNYTGCSEICTLFLRPQYRQGLNGRLMSKCRFLMMAEHSHRFSKTIFAEMRGVSDADGNSPFWKWLQEHFFSIDFTLADYLTGIGKKGFIADLMPKLPIYVNLLSKEAQAVIGQVHENTRPALVLLEKEGFTCRNYVDIFDAGPTVECELNNIESVRHSVRAIVEVAEHSSSQNFIMCNTSFENFRATAAKAAYSQEDNAVIISPKVAAALEVSTGDYLRILAQ; the protein is encoded by the coding sequence ATGCTAGTTGTTCGTCCGATTAGCATGGCCGACTATGAGGCGCTACATACCTGCGCTATCGAGTCCGGCCATGGCTTCACATCATTGCCAGTAGATCAAGAGCTACTGACCAATCGTATTACCCACTCAGAATACAGCTTTAGCAAACCGAACGTCACCACGCCCGGCGATGAAGGCTATTTGATGGTGGGAATTGATAGCGAAACCGGACAAGTGGCGGGTACCACGGGTATTGAAGCCTCAATTGGTTGGGATGTGCCGTTTTATTCATATCACATCAGCACCATAGTTCACTCTTCGCCTAAATTGGGTGTCAACAATGTAGTGAAGTTGCTGACGTTTGGTAACAACTACACCGGATGCAGTGAAATCTGCACTCTGTTTTTGCGCCCACAGTATCGCCAAGGCTTAAATGGTCGTTTGATGTCGAAATGCCGTTTTTTGATGATGGCGGAACACTCACACCGTTTTTCCAAAACCATTTTCGCTGAGATGCGCGGCGTTTCTGATGCCGATGGCAATTCACCATTCTGGAAGTGGCTACAAGAGCACTTTTTCTCGATTGATTTCACTTTGGCCGATTATCTGACTGGAATTGGCAAAAAAGGCTTTATCGCTGACTTGATGCCAAAGCTGCCCATTTACGTCAACTTGCTGAGCAAAGAAGCGCAAGCGGTGATTGGTCAGGTTCATGAAAATACGCGACCTGCCTTGGTATTGCTTGAGAAAGAGGGTTTCACCTGTCGCAATTACGTCGACATTTTTGATGCGGGCCCAACCGTGGAATGTGAGCTGAACAACATCGAATCGGTGCGCCACTCAGTACGCGCCATTGTTGAAGTGGCAGAGCATTCGAGCTCGCAGAATTTCATTATGTGTAACACCTCGTTTGAGAACTTCCGTGCTACGGCGGCCAAAGCCGCATACAGCCAAGAAGATAACGCGGTGATCATCTCCCCCAAAGTGGCTGCGGCGTTAGAAGTGAGCACGGGGGATTATTTACGGATTTTGGCGCAGTAG
- the astD gene encoding succinylglutamate-semialdehyde dehydrogenase, whose amino-acid sequence MTHWIAGEWVAGTGEKLQSHTPYSHELLWQGYSASGEQVDAAVKAARRAFLDWKKRPFAEREQKVLAFAELVKANSEQIAQVIAKETGKPLWETRTEAASIAGKIAISIRAYHERTGETVREAAGNQLVLRHRPLGVMAVFGPYNFPGHLPNGHIVPALLAGNTVVFKPSEQTPWTGEVLMQLWQQAGLPAGVINLVQGSKETGIALAQSRGIDGLLFTGSANTGHLLHRQFAGQPDKMLALEMGGNNPMVISEHYGDLDATVYTIIQSAFISSGQRCTCARRLYVPIGTKGDALLDKLVSVTAKLRIDQPFAEPAPFMGPLVSEAAAQVILKAQADLQALGGKSLLEARALHAAFITPAIIDVTAIERLPDDEYFGPLLQVVRYQTLAQAVELANDTRFGLSAGLVSTDDGEWDYFVEHIRAGIVNRNRQLTGASGDAPFGGPGASGNLRPSAFYAADYCAYPMASMEGETTLLPATLSPGVEL is encoded by the coding sequence ATGACACATTGGATAGCCGGTGAATGGGTTGCGGGGACCGGTGAAAAACTACAATCACATACGCCTTATAGCCATGAGCTTTTATGGCAAGGCTACAGCGCTAGTGGCGAGCAAGTCGACGCGGCGGTGAAGGCCGCTCGCCGCGCTTTTCTCGACTGGAAAAAACGCCCCTTTGCTGAGCGTGAACAGAAGGTGTTGGCCTTTGCGGAATTGGTGAAAGCCAACAGCGAACAGATTGCGCAAGTGATTGCTAAAGAGACGGGCAAGCCTTTGTGGGAAACGCGCACGGAAGCGGCTTCAATTGCCGGAAAAATCGCAATTTCGATTCGTGCTTATCATGAACGTACTGGTGAAACGGTGCGTGAAGCTGCGGGCAATCAGCTGGTATTGCGCCATCGACCGTTGGGTGTGATGGCGGTGTTTGGGCCGTATAACTTCCCCGGCCATTTACCGAATGGACACATAGTGCCTGCGCTGCTGGCGGGCAATACCGTGGTGTTTAAGCCTTCTGAGCAAACTCCGTGGACTGGCGAAGTTTTGATGCAGTTATGGCAACAGGCTGGCTTACCTGCTGGTGTCATCAATCTGGTTCAAGGCTCAAAAGAGACGGGGATTGCGCTAGCGCAATCACGCGGGATTGATGGTTTGCTGTTTACGGGGAGTGCCAATACTGGACATCTGCTGCATCGCCAATTTGCAGGTCAGCCGGACAAAATGCTGGCGCTGGAAATGGGCGGCAATAACCCTATGGTGATTTCAGAGCACTATGGCGATCTGGATGCCACGGTTTATACCATTATTCAATCGGCGTTTATCAGCAGTGGTCAACGCTGCACCTGTGCGCGTCGCTTGTATGTGCCAATCGGGACGAAAGGCGATGCACTGCTCGATAAACTGGTTTCCGTAACGGCCAAGCTGCGTATTGATCAGCCCTTTGCTGAGCCCGCACCCTTTATGGGACCGTTAGTTTCTGAAGCGGCAGCACAAGTGATCCTCAAGGCGCAAGCAGATCTACAAGCGCTAGGCGGAAAAAGTCTACTTGAAGCTCGCGCCTTGCATGCGGCGTTTATCACTCCGGCCATCATCGATGTGACGGCGATTGAGCGCTTACCGGATGATGAGTATTTCGGGCCTTTGCTGCAAGTGGTGCGTTACCAGACTTTGGCGCAAGCGGTAGAGCTTGCCAATGATACCCGCTTTGGCTTATCCGCCGGACTCGTCTCGACGGATGATGGCGAGTGGGATTACTTTGTCGAACATATTCGTGCGGGCATCGTCAATCGTAACCGCCAATTAACCGGAGCCAGTGGAGATGCGCCATTTGGTGGCCCAGGAGCATCGGGCAACTTACGTCCTAGTGCCTTCTATGCCGCCGACTATTGCGCTTATCCGATGGCTTCAATGGAGGGGGAGACAACGCTGCTTCCTGCTACCTTGAGCCCGGGAGTTGAACTCTAA
- a CDS encoding DUF1338 domain-containing protein, with amino-acid sequence MTPTALFQSLWNDYIERLCPSADRVHQLLQEDEPLINDHIALRTFNLAPLGLETLAKPFLALGYQACGEYEFKSKKLFAKHFEHPDPLQPKVFISELKVEECSSELQAIVEKLVAQVKPQALASEAFLYGGRLWSLSHADYLTLAKESEYAAWLAAHGYGANHFTVSVNQLNALHEVKQVNDHLRQHGFSINESGGEVKGSPEVLLEQSSTMADKVLVRFNEGAEMIPGGFYEFAKRYPMANGQLYPGFVEASADKIFESTNR; translated from the coding sequence ATGACGCCAACAGCTTTATTTCAATCGCTCTGGAATGATTATATTGAGCGCCTCTGCCCATCGGCAGACAGAGTACATCAACTCCTGCAAGAAGATGAGCCGCTGATTAATGACCATATTGCGCTGCGCACATTTAATTTGGCGCCACTGGGGTTAGAGACGCTGGCTAAACCGTTTCTGGCACTCGGCTACCAAGCGTGTGGTGAGTATGAGTTCAAAAGTAAAAAACTCTTTGCTAAGCATTTTGAACATCCCGATCCTTTGCAGCCTAAGGTTTTCATTAGTGAGCTGAAAGTGGAAGAGTGTTCATCTGAGCTGCAAGCGATTGTTGAAAAGCTGGTGGCACAAGTTAAGCCGCAAGCATTAGCCAGTGAGGCTTTTTTGTATGGCGGTCGCTTATGGAGCTTAAGCCATGCCGACTATCTTACTTTGGCGAAAGAGAGTGAGTATGCCGCTTGGCTTGCGGCGCATGGTTATGGTGCAAACCACTTTACAGTCAGCGTGAATCAGCTCAATGCGCTGCATGAAGTGAAACAGGTCAATGACCATCTGCGCCAACATGGCTTTAGCATCAATGAATCGGGTGGGGAAGTAAAAGGCTCACCAGAAGTCTTGCTCGAACAGTCTTCGACCATGGCTGATAAAGTGTTAGTGCGTTTTAACGAAGGCGCGGAGATGATCCCCGGTGGCTTTTATGAGTTTGCCAAACGCTACCCTATGGCCAATGGTCAGCTCTATCCCGGATTTGTCGAAGCTTCGGCGGATAAGATTTTTGAAAGCACGAACCGTTAA
- the crp gene encoding cAMP-activated global transcriptional regulator CRP: MVLGKPQTDPTLEWFLSHCHIHKYPSKSTLIHAGEKAETLYYIVKGSVAVLIKDEEGKEMILSYLNQGDFIGELGLFEEGQERTAWVRAKTPCEVAEISFKKFRQLIQVNPDILMRLSGQMARRLQVTSQKVGDLAFLDVTGRIAQTLLNLARQPDAMTHPDGMQIKITRQEIGQIVGCSRETVGRILKMLEEQNLISAHGKTIVVYGTR, encoded by the coding sequence ATGGTTCTAGGTAAACCTCAAACCGATCCAACACTAGAGTGGTTTCTTTCACATTGTCACATTCATAAGTACCCATCAAAAAGCACGCTGATCCACGCGGGTGAGAAGGCGGAAACGCTGTATTACATCGTAAAAGGTTCAGTTGCGGTACTGATCAAAGATGAAGAAGGTAAAGAGATGATTCTCTCTTACCTGAACCAAGGTGATTTCATCGGTGAACTCGGCCTGTTTGAAGAAGGTCAAGAGCGTACCGCTTGGGTTCGTGCCAAAACACCGTGTGAAGTGGCTGAAATCTCATTTAAGAAATTCCGTCAGTTAATCCAAGTTAACCCAGACATTTTGATGCGCCTTTCAGGTCAAATGGCTCGTCGTCTGCAAGTGACCAGCCAGAAAGTTGGCGACCTTGCGTTCCTAGACGTAACTGGCCGTATCGCACAGACTCTGCTGAATCTTGCACGTCAGCCAGATGCGATGACTCACCCTGATGGCATGCAAATCAAGATCACTCGCCAAGAGATCGGTCAAATTGTTGGCTGTTCTCGCGAAACCGTTGGCCGCATCCTGAAGATGCTGGAAGAGCAGAATCTGATCTCTGCCCACGGTAAAACCATCGTGGTTTACGGCACTCGCTAA
- a CDS encoding phosphoribulokinase, with protein sequence MSAKHPIIAVTGSSGAGTTTTSEAFRKMFNMMNIKPAWVEGDSFHRFTRPEMDVEIRKAREQGRHISYFGPQANDFPTLEEFFRQYGKVGTGQVRRYLHTFDEAVPYNQMPGTFTPWQSLPENSDVLFYEGLHGGVVDGDVNVAQHVDFLIGMVPIVNLEWIQKYVRDTRDRGHSREAVMDSIVRSMDDYLKFITPQFSRTHINFQRVPTVDTSNPLNAKGIPTLDESFVVIRFRGIKNVDFPYLLAMIDGSFMSRHNTIVVPGGKMSFAMDLIVRPLLQQLIETGKIG encoded by the coding sequence ATGTCAGCCAAACATCCGATTATTGCGGTGACCGGTTCTTCCGGCGCCGGTACCACCACCACCTCAGAAGCCTTTCGCAAGATGTTCAATATGATGAACATCAAACCCGCTTGGGTGGAAGGAGACAGTTTCCACCGTTTTACTCGCCCAGAAATGGATGTGGAAATCCGCAAAGCGCGTGAGCAAGGCCGCCATATCAGCTACTTTGGCCCGCAAGCCAACGATTTCCCTACACTGGAAGAATTCTTCCGCCAATATGGAAAAGTAGGCACCGGCCAAGTACGCCGCTACTTGCACACCTTTGATGAAGCGGTGCCGTATAACCAGATGCCAGGTACATTTACCCCTTGGCAATCACTGCCTGAAAACTCCGATGTGCTGTTTTATGAAGGCTTGCACGGCGGCGTCGTTGATGGCGATGTTAATGTCGCGCAACACGTCGATTTTTTGATTGGCATGGTACCTATCGTTAACCTTGAGTGGATCCAAAAATACGTGCGCGACACGCGCGATCGCGGCCATTCACGCGAAGCGGTGATGGATTCGATTGTTCGCTCAATGGACGACTACCTTAAATTCATCACCCCGCAATTTTCGCGCACCCACATCAACTTTCAACGTGTGCCTACGGTCGATACTTCGAACCCACTCAATGCCAAAGGCATTCCAACGCTGGATGAGAGTTTTGTGGTGATCCGTTTTCGTGGCATCAAAAACGTCGATTTCCCGTACTTGCTGGCGATGATTGATGGCTCGTTTATGTCACGCCACAACACCATTGTCGTCCCCGGCGGTAAAATGAGTTTTGCGATGGATTTGATTGTGCGCCCGCTGCTGCAACAACTGATCGAAACGGGAAAAATTGGCTAG
- a CDS encoding YheU family protein, protein MIIPWQEIAPDTLDNLIREFVLREGTDYGDIEVSLEEKIAQVRTQLQSGQAVIVYSELHETVDIKCHPF, encoded by the coding sequence ATGATCATTCCATGGCAAGAGATTGCGCCAGACACACTCGACAATTTGATCCGTGAATTTGTGCTGCGTGAAGGCACCGACTATGGCGATATTGAAGTCTCGCTAGAAGAGAAAATTGCTCAGGTACGTACTCAATTACAATCTGGACAAGCTGTGATCGTCTATTCAGAATTGCATGAAACCGTGGATATTAAATGCCATCCGTTTTAG
- a CDS encoding hydrolase produces MTTFIAAKGLKNPHLQTLLPRLLRKQPLFSAEWQTLFTPDGDFLDLAWSEDWRTPHAQRKPLFVLFHGLEGSFKSPYANGLMHAFARQGWLSVMMHFRGCSGKPNHLARAYHSGETGDARFVLEYLRKQLPERPIVAVGVSLGGNMLANYLAQYRDDPIVTAATLISAPLDLAACSQRIEQGFSKVYRAYLLSSLKKNAIAKYPLLENALPLSPERIRAIAKLAEFDDVITAPLHGFHDAADYYQQCSGIKQLTQIRVPTQIIHAKDDPFMTEAVIPNFPLPDNIRYRLFEHGGHVGFLSGSWLKPYFWLEQALPEYYAPLRDNFLQPS; encoded by the coding sequence ATGACCACGTTTATTGCTGCCAAGGGGCTGAAAAATCCCCACTTACAAACTCTGCTGCCTCGCTTGCTGCGAAAACAGCCGCTGTTTAGTGCCGAATGGCAAACGCTATTCACGCCCGATGGTGATTTTCTCGATCTGGCTTGGAGCGAAGATTGGCGCACACCGCACGCGCAGCGTAAGCCGCTGTTTGTGTTGTTCCACGGCTTAGAAGGCAGCTTCAAAAGCCCTTACGCGAACGGCTTGATGCACGCCTTTGCACGGCAAGGCTGGCTCTCGGTGATGATGCATTTTCGCGGTTGCAGTGGTAAACCCAACCACTTAGCACGCGCTTACCACTCTGGCGAAACGGGTGATGCGCGTTTTGTGCTGGAGTACCTACGTAAACAATTACCAGAGCGTCCGATCGTTGCCGTCGGTGTTTCACTCGGCGGTAACATGCTCGCCAACTATCTTGCGCAGTATCGGGATGATCCTATCGTCACGGCCGCCACCTTGATTTCCGCGCCACTCGATTTAGCCGCCTGCTCACAACGTATCGAACAGGGCTTTTCCAAAGTATATCGAGCCTATCTGCTCTCTTCATTGAAGAAAAATGCCATTGCGAAATACCCACTGCTGGAAAACGCTTTGCCACTGAGCCCTGAGCGGATCCGCGCGATCGCTAAACTCGCCGAGTTTGATGATGTGATCACCGCGCCGCTGCACGGTTTTCATGATGCTGCCGATTATTACCAGCAGTGCTCTGGGATTAAACAGCTGACTCAGATCCGCGTCCCGACTCAGATCATCCACGCCAAAGACGATCCTTTTATGACTGAAGCGGTGATCCCCAATTTTCCGCTACCTGACAATATCCGCTATCGTCTCTTCGAGCATGGCGGCCATGTGGGTTTCCTGAGCGGTTCATGGCTTAAACCGTATTTTTGGTTAGAGCAAGCTCTACCCGAGTATTACGCACCGCTGCGAGATAATTTTCTACAGCCCAGCTAA
- a CDS encoding TIGR02444 family protein: protein MSDEHAKPRLTLERLWQFSLQYYSVREVKEACLRLQNSHHGNVNLLLLLKWLDEQQLTFAETDWPTVLECLSHSETLLHDFRDLRRRLKSHLPDTLYREALQFELQLEKQQQADLVHCLNRMTLHPAQDLSLTLQYCKMLGAEYLAELFSAPYRESDTPTS from the coding sequence ATGAGTGATGAGCACGCCAAACCAAGATTAACACTGGAAAGACTCTGGCAATTCAGTTTGCAGTATTACAGTGTGCGCGAGGTAAAAGAGGCGTGCTTACGATTGCAAAATAGCCATCACGGCAATGTCAATCTGCTGCTGTTACTCAAATGGCTAGATGAACAGCAGCTCACTTTTGCGGAAACTGACTGGCCGACGGTGCTGGAATGTTTGAGTCATTCGGAAACTCTGCTGCACGATTTTCGTGATTTGCGGCGGCGCTTGAAAAGCCATTTGCCAGACACGCTCTATCGCGAGGCTCTGCAGTTTGAGCTGCAATTAGAAAAGCAGCAACAAGCGGATTTGGTCCATTGTCTCAATCGAATGACACTTCATCCTGCGCAAGATCTATCGCTCACTCTGCAATACTGTAAAATGCTTGGCGCAGAATACTTAGCCGAGCTTTTTTCAGCTCCGTACCGAGAATCCGATACTCCAACATCATGA
- a CDS encoding ABC transporter ATP-binding protein produces the protein MITFSEIQLLRGGKPLLEQASATIHPGDKVGLVGKNGCGKSTLFALLKDELTIDAGSFSKPAHWELAWVAQETPALDRTALEYVIDGDREYRELERQLMDAEAADNGTKVAELHGKIEMVGGYSIRARASELLDGLGFTQEQMSWSLTQFSGGWRMRLNLAQALICRSDLLLLDEPTNHLDLDAVMWLERWLQSYPGTLILISHDRDFLDPIINRIVHIENQTLNEYTGNYSSFETQRAQKMLQQQAIYQKQQKQMAHMQSYIDRFRYKASKARQAQSRIKALERMEKVLPAQFDNPFSFEFREPAALPNPILMMDQVAAGYGDNLILEKIRLNLVPGSRIGLLGRNGAGKSTLIKLLSGELKPQSGDCTYSQGVKIGYFAQHQLETLHPEETPLQHMMQIAPDKNELELRNYLGSFGFHGEKALEKVAPFSGGEKARLVLALIVWQKPNLLLLDEPTNHLDLDMRQALTLALQSYEGAMVIVSHDRYLLRATTDDLYLVHDHQVGPFDGDLNDYYKWLTDQQKAERKETQPTNTANSANSAAAKKEQKRREADFRKLTAPIRKKLTQLEEKLDKLNHVVSEMEAQLSDTSLYEAQNKATLTEVLAKQAAAKSELEQVELEWMAEQETLEEMEREFNG, from the coding sequence ATGATTACCTTTTCTGAGATTCAGCTACTGCGTGGCGGTAAACCACTCCTTGAGCAAGCTTCAGCCACCATTCATCCCGGCGACAAAGTCGGCTTAGTGGGCAAAAACGGCTGCGGCAAATCCACTCTCTTTGCACTGCTGAAAGATGAACTCACCATTGATGCGGGCTCCTTCAGTAAACCAGCGCACTGGGAGCTGGCTTGGGTTGCGCAAGAAACCCCGGCGCTGGATCGCACAGCATTGGAATACGTCATCGATGGCGATCGCGAATATCGCGAACTTGAGCGCCAATTGATGGACGCAGAAGCGGCCGACAACGGCACCAAAGTGGCCGAATTGCATGGCAAAATCGAGATGGTCGGTGGTTACAGCATTCGCGCTCGCGCCTCAGAACTGCTTGATGGCTTAGGCTTTACTCAAGAGCAGATGAGCTGGAGCCTGACCCAATTTTCTGGTGGCTGGCGGATGCGTTTAAACCTCGCGCAAGCGCTGATTTGCCGCTCAGATTTACTGCTGCTCGACGAACCGACCAACCACTTGGATTTGGATGCGGTGATGTGGCTGGAGCGTTGGCTGCAAAGCTACCCCGGCACGCTGATCCTGATTTCCCATGACCGCGATTTCCTCGACCCAATCATCAATCGCATTGTGCATATTGAAAATCAGACGCTGAATGAATACACGGGGAACTACTCGTCGTTTGAAACTCAGCGCGCACAGAAAATGCTTCAGCAACAAGCCATCTATCAAAAGCAACAAAAGCAGATGGCGCACATGCAAAGCTATATTGATCGCTTCCGCTATAAAGCGTCGAAAGCTCGCCAAGCCCAAAGCCGGATTAAAGCGCTGGAGCGGATGGAAAAAGTGCTGCCCGCCCAGTTTGATAACCCGTTCAGCTTTGAATTTCGTGAACCTGCCGCGCTGCCGAACCCGATACTAATGATGGATCAGGTCGCGGCGGGCTACGGCGATAACCTCATCCTCGAGAAGATCCGCCTCAATCTGGTGCCGGGCAGCCGCATCGGTCTGCTTGGTCGTAACGGCGCAGGTAAATCCACCTTGATCAAACTGCTCTCGGGTGAACTCAAACCGCAATCGGGTGATTGCACTTATTCGCAAGGGGTGAAAATTGGTTACTTTGCGCAGCATCAGTTGGAAACACTGCATCCAGAAGAGACGCCACTGCAACACATGATGCAAATCGCGCCAGACAAAAATGAGCTCGAACTGCGTAACTACTTAGGCAGCTTTGGTTTCCATGGTGAGAAAGCACTCGAAAAAGTCGCGCCCTTCTCGGGTGGTGAAAAGGCCCGTTTAGTGCTGGCGCTGATTGTGTGGCAAAAGCCCAACTTACTGCTGCTTGACGAACCCACCAACCATTTGGATTTGGACATGCGTCAGGCGCTAACCCTTGCGCTACAAAGCTATGAAGGCGCCATGGTCATTGTCAGCCATGATCGCTACTTGCTGCGTGCTACCACCGATGATCTCTATTTAGTGCATGATCACCAAGTCGGCCCGTTTGATGGTGACTTGAATGACTACTACAAATGGCTTACCGATCAGCAAAAAGCCGAGCGTAAAGAAACCCAACCGACCAATACTGCGAATAGCGCGAACAGTGCCGCTGCGAAAAAAGAGCAAAAGCGCCGTGAAGCCGATTTTCGTAAGCTCACTGCGCCAATTCGCAAAAAGCTGACACAGTTAGAAGAGAAACTCGATAAGTTGAACCACGTTGTCAGTGAGATGGAGGCACAATTGTCGGACACCTCACTGTACGAAGCACAGAATAAAGCGACACTGACTGAGGTGTTGGCTAAACAAGCCGCCGCCAAATCCGAGCTTGAGCAAGTCGAGCTAGAATGGATGGCCGAGCAAGAAACCTTGGAAGAGATGGAACGGGAGTTCAACGGATAA